In Arthrobacter sp. Marseille-P9274, the sequence GCCCGCTGGATCCCCGGGTCGCTCCGGCCGTCACCGCGGCCGTGAGCGCGGCGGCCGAGGACGCCAAGGCCTGAGCCCAAGATCCGAACCGGTGCCCGCCCCTCTTCGAAGAGCGGCGGGCACCGGCCTTTAAAGCCACCTGTTGCGTCTGAACGCGACGTACAGCCCCAGGCTCATGGCGAGCATGAGCAGCAGTGCCAGCGGGTACCCCCAGAGCCAGTGGAGCTCAGGCATGAAGCGGAAGTTCATGCCGTAGACGGTCCCGACCAGCGTCGGTGCGAAGAGAATGGCGGCCCAGGCCGAGATCCGCTTGACCTGTTCGTTCTGCCGTACCGAGGTCTCGGTCATCCGCTCGGCGGCCAGCGTGGCACTGAGGCTCAGCGCATTCTGCAGCAGGGACCGGAAGGCCTGGGCCTGCTGCTTCTGGCGTACGGCCAGGTCCTGGACATGCCGCAGCCGGTGTCGCACCACCGGGTTGGACTCCGGCCCGTCCAGCTGGTCATGCATCCCGGCGAGAACCGGCTCGTAATCGGTCGTCACACGGTCGAGGATGCCGGTGAAGGCCGCCAGCGGTCCCTGCCGCAGCAGGTGCGGATTCGCTTCCAGCGCCTGGAATACCTGGTCGAGGTCGGGAAAGTTGTCCTGTTGGACGGTGATGA encodes:
- a CDS encoding CorA family divalent cation transporter, which produces MALTGNKIFVDGVRVLSPDSLDEAFEARRRLTGTSWIGLHKPDPAELEAVAREFSLPALFVDDARLGHPRAKLGHFESTLLAVLRPARYVEDGNRVRFSELHVFLGPDFIITVQQDNFPDLDQVFQALEANPHLLRQGPLAAFTGILDRVTTDYEPVLAGMHDQLDGPESNPVVRHRLRHVQDLAVRQKQQAQAFRSLLQNALSLSATLAAERMTETSVRQNEQVKRISAWAAILFAPTLVGTVYGMNFRFMPELHWLWGYPLALLLMLAMSLGLYVAFRRNRWL